CCAGTTGATCGGCTGCCGTGGCGAGCCGGAGCTCCAGTGCGCGGCGGGCGGAGCGCTCGGCGAAACCGCCGAGCAGGGCGGTGACGAGCGCGATCGCCGCGACGGTCCAGACCGCTGTGATCAGGATCAACCGGCCTTCAAGCGAGCGCATTCCCGGCTCCCCCACGCCTCAGCCGATAGCCCGCACCCCTGACGGTTTCGATCAGCTCGGCGCCGAGCTTGCGGCGCAAGCGGCTGACGATGACCTCGAGCGAGTTGAAGTCGCGATCACTGTCATGGTCATAGACGTGATCGGTCAGTTCCGACCGGGAGACGACCTGGCCGGGCCGATGGACCAGGAAGCTCAGCACGCGTGTTTCGAGCGCGGTGAGCCGGACCGGCACGCCTTCCAGCTCCACCGTGCCGGTCACCGTATCGACCGTGACAGCGCCGAGGCTGACCCGCGGCGAGGCATGTCCCGCGGTGCGTCTGATCAGCGCGTCGAGGCGCAGCAGCAACTCCTCGATGCGGAACGGCTTGGTGACATAGTCGTCGGCGCCGGCTCGGAAGGCTGCGGCCTTGTCGGCCAGCCGGTCGCGCGCGGTCAGCACCAGCACCGGGGTTGCGATGCCGCCCGAACGCATGCGCGACAGCACGCTGACACCGTCGAGTTTCGGCAGGCCGAGATCCAGGATGACCGCGCCATAGGAGCCGGTCGTCGCCTGATGCAGCGCGTCCTCGCCGTCGCGGCTGACGTCGACGACATAACGCTCGGCACACAGCCGGGCGACGATCTCGGTTGCGAGAGGCACATCGTCTTCGACCAGCAGCAGGCGCATCGGCACGGACATCCGAACCAGAGTGACAGGACCATCGGCGCGCGGCCGACGCGGCCCCGGGGTAGGTCCTGCAACCTTAACCCTGGTTGAACCGCCGGCGACAAGCTGGGTTGGGGCGGCGGGCGCTAGCAACACCCTCCTCAACCCATGACGAGGAGGATCCCATGGCTCGAAACCTGTTTCCCCGACCACGCCGCAACATCGCCCTGTCAGCGCCGTTGGCCGCTGTCGTTTCGGCGGTCATTGCCGGCGGCGCGCTGGCCGGCTCCACGCCGGCCGTCGCTCAGCCGGCCTCGATCGAAACGGCGAGCGAGACCGTCATCCAGGGCCGCATCCTGGACCGGTTCGGCGATCGCCTGCTGGTCGATGGCCCGGCCGGACGGATCCTGGTCGATCTGCAGGCCGTGCCGGCACAGGCCGGTGCCCTCGCAACCGGCCAGGCCGTCCGTGCCGAGGGCGTGCTGAGCGGCAAGGTATTGCAGGCGCGCCGCATTGCCGCCGCCGAGGCGGGGCCGGCGATATCGGGTCCGCCGAACGCGGCGTCGCTCGCCCCGCCCGTGGCGATGGCACCGGTGCTGCCGCTATCCGAGACCGAAATGCGCCTCGCCGCGGGCATGCCGCTCGACGCCGGTGCGATCGGCCAGACCCTGGAGGCCGCCGGCTTTGCCATCGTCGGCGCGCCGATCCGTGACGGCAAGGATACGGAAGTCGCGGTTCGCGACGGCCAGGGCCGGCGCTGGATCGCCTCGCTCGACCGTTTCGGCCGGCTCGACGAGGTTGAACTCGAAGACTATGACGACGATCGTGTGCCTCGGCGGCCTGGTTTCGCCGGGCCGGAGCTGGTGCAGATGGTCGCCCGGCTAGGCTTCCAGGCGCGCGGCCCCGCCGAGCCTCACGACGATCATTTCGAGATCCTGGTGCTGAACGGCCGGTCGGAACTGATCGAACTGCATGTCGATTTCGCCGGCCAGATCTACAAGCAGGTCTGGGTTCGCTGAGCCGACCTGCTTTATGCTTTGCCGGGGCTGCGCCGGTGCGCCGCCCCGGCACGGGCCATCAGGCTCGCGCCGCCCCCCGACACGAGGATCGCATGTCCGTCCAGCAGCTCATGCCGATCGGATTTCTGATCATTTCCAATGTCTTCATGACTTTTGCCTGGTACGGGCATCTGAAATTCCAGAACCAGCCGTTGACCATCGTCATCGTGGCGAGCTGGGCCATCGCCTTTGTCGAATATTGCTTCGCGGTGCCAGCCAACCGCTTCGGCCATTCCGTCTATAGCGCGGCCGAACTGAAGACCATGCAGGAGGTGATCACGCTGGTCGTCTTCTCCATATTCTCGGTTTTTTATCTCGGCGAAAGCATCACCGCCAACCATCTTGTCGGCTTCGCACTGATCTGCCTCGGAGCCTTCTTCATCTTCAAGGGCCCGATCGGTTGAGATCCTGTCGCGCCCTGTTCCTGCCCCGGATCGATGAGGAGATCGTCATGTTTCGAAACCGGACGGACAACACAGATCCGGGCGTCAACCCCTGGCGCTCGGCGGCCTGGCTCGGCGCCCTGCTGCTGGCCGGTGTGCCGATGATCCAGGCGCGTCCGGCGTTCGGCCAGGTGACCATCGAGGAGGCGCTCGCCGGCAGCGTCATGGTGCGCGCGCGGGTGGCTGACGTTTTCGGCGACCGCATCCTGGTCGAGGACGGCACCGGCCGCATCCTGGTGGAGCTGGCCGCCGCCGCGGACAGGCCGGCCGCCGTCGAGGCCGGTCAGATATTGGTGATCGAAGGCCGGCTGCGTGGCCGCGTGCTCGAAGCGCGGCGCGTAACCTTGGCCGGCAGCGAAGCGCCGGGCCGCGACGCCCCGGCCGCAGCCGCGGTCCCGGCAATCCAGCCCGGCACCGACGCCCTGACGGAAGCGCTGACCCGGCCGGCCGATATCGCGACCATGCGTGCCGCGCTGGAGGCGATCGGCTTTCGGACGGCCGGCAGCCCCGTCCGCCACGAGAAGTCGACCGAGATTCCCGTGCGCGACGCACGCGGGCGGGCCTGGGTCGCCTCGCTCGACCGGTTCGGCCGGCTGGAGGAGATCGAGATCGCCGATTACGATGACGACAATGCGCCGGACCGGCCGAGCTTCACGGTCGCCGACGTCGGCAGGATGGTCGAGCGTGAGGGCTTCCGGCCGCGGGCATCGGCCGAGCGGCGGTCTCACCATTTCGAGATCCTGGTGCTGAACAGCCGGTCCGAACTCATCGAACTGCACATCGATTTCGCCGGCCTGATCTACAAGCTGGTCTGGGTGCGCTGATCACGCCGGCACCAGCGCCGGCTCGCCGCCGACATCACTCCATTTTTAGGTGATTCGCCAACAAAGTGGTGATGGTCTGAAGATGGGTCCAAGTGTATTGGCGGTATCATAGTGATTTATGATCAGATCAAACCGAGGTAGCCACAGCATTCGAAGATTATCGCCGGAGGCCTGTTGACGGCCGGTCTTGTCGCGGCAATGCTGTCATGAGAGCTGTATGGGTCAATTCGGCGCATGACGACCGATTTGCTTTCCGTAACGGAATAAACGGCGGAGCGCATTCGAAAACGACCGACCGGCGGCATCGGGAGAACAGTGCATGGGGCGATCGCAGGCTAAGGTTTCACTGGCCGTTTCGGTGTTGTCGGGAACGGTCTTGCTGTCTGGCGGCAGCCCCTTTCCATTCGTCCGGACGGCACTCGCCGCCTGTGACAACCTTACACCCGGCTCCAACCAGACCGCGACCTGCGCCTCGCCCGGCGCAGATCCGGTTGTTGCCCAGCCGGGCAGCACCAATGTGACGGTCACCATAACGCCAACCGGCGGCCTGACCGTGCCGGGCAATCACGGCGTGCAGATCCGCGGCCAGAGCCAGGTGATCAATTCCGGTGCGATCACGGTGAGCGGCGTCGGCTTTCATGGCATCGTGACCACCGGCAACGCCAATACCCTGACCAACAACGGAACCGTCACGGCCAGCGGTGCCGGTGGCTTCGGCGTTCTGATGGGCGGTTCGGGCACGCTGACCAACAATGCCGGGGCGACCATCTCGAGCCAGTTGGCCACGGGCGTGGTGATCAATGGCATCGGCACTGTCGTCAACAACGGCACCATCACCGGCAGCGGCGGCCCGGGCATCACTTTCAACAATAATCTCAACGGCAACAGCCTGACCAATTCGGGCACGATCAACGGCAATGGCGTGCTGTTCGCCGGCGTGCCGACCGCCGTGCAGTTCGGGGCCGGCAGGGACCGCGTCACCATGTTGTCCGGCGACATCAATGGCCATGTCGACCAGGGCGATGGCATCGACGATTTCACCATGAGCGGCGGCACCGTGCGCTCGCTCGACCAGAGCGGTGAGCTCGACACCTTCACCATGTCGGGCGGACGTATCATCGGCGGTTTTTACAATGGCGACTTCGTCACCATGACCGGCGGCCGCATCGGCTTCGTCGAGCTCAACCAGGCGAACAACGTCATGACCATGTCCGGCGGCACGGTCGACGGCGATGTCACGGCGACATCGGGCAACGACACGCTCCGGCTATCCGGCGGCGCGATCGGCGGTCAGGTCCGGTTCGGCAGTGGCAACAATGTCTTCGAGATCACCGGCGGATCAATCGGCAACGGCATCCTGACGACGTTCGGCGCGGACACGCTGACCTGGGACGGCGGCGGCACGGTGACCGGAGCGATCGCGCTCGGCCTGGGCAACGATACCGCGACGCTGCGCAACCTGACGCCCGCGCTGCTGGCCCCGACCACACTTTTCGACGGCGGCGCCGGCACGGACACCCTGACCTTCGACAGGACCGAGGCGACCGGCGTCGGCCGCTTCCAGAACTGGGAAGCGGTGAACCTCACCAACGGGTCGCGCGTGACCCTCGACACCAATCTGCGCCTCGGCGACGCTGGCACGCTCACCGGCACGGCCGCGATCGACGCGACGAGCACCCTGTTCGCGGGCAATGGGGTCAACCCGCAGATCCAGTCGTTCAGCCCCGGCCAATTGGTAACCGTCACCAATGCCGGCACCATCGATCTCACCAATGGCGGAGCCGGTGCCGCCAACAGCCTGACGGTCGTTGGCAATTATGTCGGCAATGGCGGCCGGCTGAACCTCAGGACCGTGCTTGGCGCCGACGGATCGGCGTCCGACAAGCTGGTCATTTCCGGCGGCGCGGCGACCGGCAATACCGGCATCGGTATCACCAATCTCGGCGGCTCGGGCGCGCTGACGCTGGTCGACGGCATCATGGTCGTCCAGGCGGTCAACGGCGGCAGCACGGCGAGCGGCGCCTTCGGGCTGGCCGGCCCGGTGGCGGCCGGCGCCTTCGAATATTTCCTGTTCAAGAGCGGCGTCACGGCAGGCACGACGGAGAACTGGTACCTGCGCTCGACCCTGGTCGCGCCGCCGCCGGTGCCGCCGGGCGACCCGGTCCCTCCGCCGCCGGAACCGGCGCCCGGCACCCCGCCATTGCCGCCCGCGCCGCCGCCCGGCGCCGCGCCGATCGTGCTGTACCGGCCGGAGGTGGCGCTTCAGTCGGCGGTGCCGCCCATGGCGCTGCATATGGGCCTCGCCGCCCTCGGCACCTTCCACGAGCGCCAGGGCGAACAGGCCATCCTGACCGGCAATGGCCAGGCCACCGCCATGTGGGGCCGGGTCTATGGCCAGCAGCAGAGCCAGAGCTGGCAAGGTACGGTTTCGCCCTCGTTCAGCGGCAGCATTACCGGCATCCAGGCTGGCTTCGACCTCTATGCCATCGAGCGTGACAACGGCCATCGCGATCGCTTCGGCGTGTTCGCGGGCTACACCCGCGCCGAAGGCCGTATCCGCGGTTATGCCATCGGTTTTGCCGATGCGTCGGTCGGACGGCTGGGCCTCGACGGTTACAGCCTCGGCGCCTATTGGACCCATCTCGGGCCGACCAACTGGTATATCGACAGCGTGCTGATGGCGACGCTGCTCAATGGCCGGCCGGCGTCCGACCGGGGCATCGGGGCCGATGTCTCGGGCCGGCTGTTCACCGCGTCGGTCGAGGCCGGCTACCCCATCCCGCTCGGCGCCGGGATCACGCTCGAACCGCAAGCCCAGCTGATCTGGCAGCACCTGTCGTTCGACCGCACGCGCGATGCCTTCTCGACGATCAATTTCGGCGAGGGCTCGTCGTTCACCGGCCGGATCGGCGGGCGGCTGACCAGCCAGTTCCAGATGAACGGCATCCAATGGATGCCCTATCTGAGGGCCAATCTCTGGCACGACTTCAGTCGCAACCAGAACGTCGCCTTCGACGCCGATCTGATCTCGACGACGCTCGGCGGCACTTCGCTGGAACTCGGCGGCGGCCTTGTCGCCCGGGTCAATACGATGACCAGCCTCTATGCCTCGGCGGACTACACCACTGGCCTCGGCTCACGCCGCCAGGCGGTCAAGGGGCGCCTCGGCCTGCGCATCACCTGGTAGGGGGCAGCCCGGCTATTCCAGCCGGGTGCGATCTATCGTCCGGCGGGCGGCCGGCTGGCGCTCGGTGGCGGCCACCGGCAGGCTTCGCCGACAGTACGGCGGATCTCGTTCACGCCCTCCAACCGGAAGGTGCCTTCGAAGCGCAGGTTGCGCACGCCCTCGACCCGGATGAACAGCCGCCCGGTGCTTGGCAGCGCCCGGAGAAAGCCGATGGCGTTTTCGGGCAGGATGGCCTCCTGCGACGTGGTCGCGATGGTCCACTGGCCTTCGGTGGCCGGTTGGCGGTCGATCCGGACGATCACCTTGGCGGTACGTCCGACCGCCAGCAGCGAGTCGCGCGACACCGACAGGCTCGTCTGGCCCTCGAAACAGCGGATAGTCAGGGCGACGCGCTGCTCGCCCCAGGGCTCGACCGGCTTCTGTGTGACATTGACGATGCGGCTGTCGTCGACCGGCGATATCTCGGTCTGAACCTCCCAGATCGGAGCGCTGCCGGATGCCGGCGGCACCGGCCGCGCGAGCTGGTCGAAACATTTGAGCCGATCCGCATCCGCGGCGATGGCGGCGCAACGGCCGAGCGCCGCGCGGGTCTCGTCCTGCGCCGCGCCAATCGTGTTGCTTCCAAGGAGTGCCGCGGCGGCGAGAGCAATGATCCCGGACTTTGCCATGGCTCAAAGAGTTAGGGGCTTTGCCGCGAGCCGGCAAGGCTTCCGGCTCCTAGGACGAGAAACCTTCGTTGGGCAGCCGGGCGGCCAGGATCTTGTCGATCCGGCGGCCGTCGAGGTCGACCACTTCAAAGCGGAACCCCAGCGTCTCCACCGCCTCGCCGGTTTCCGGCAGGTGGTGCAGTTCGGCGATCACCAGCCCCGCCGCCGTCTCGTAGCTGCGCTTTCGCGGCAGCACGATGCCGAGGCGGTCGGCCATTTCATCCGCCGGCA
This portion of the Phreatobacter stygius genome encodes:
- a CDS encoding autotransporter outer membrane beta-barrel domain-containing protein, coding for MGRSQAKVSLAVSVLSGTVLLSGGSPFPFVRTALAACDNLTPGSNQTATCASPGADPVVAQPGSTNVTVTITPTGGLTVPGNHGVQIRGQSQVINSGAITVSGVGFHGIVTTGNANTLTNNGTVTASGAGGFGVLMGGSGTLTNNAGATISSQLATGVVINGIGTVVNNGTITGSGGPGITFNNNLNGNSLTNSGTINGNGVLFAGVPTAVQFGAGRDRVTMLSGDINGHVDQGDGIDDFTMSGGTVRSLDQSGELDTFTMSGGRIIGGFYNGDFVTMTGGRIGFVELNQANNVMTMSGGTVDGDVTATSGNDTLRLSGGAIGGQVRFGSGNNVFEITGGSIGNGILTTFGADTLTWDGGGTVTGAIALGLGNDTATLRNLTPALLAPTTLFDGGAGTDTLTFDRTEATGVGRFQNWEAVNLTNGSRVTLDTNLRLGDAGTLTGTAAIDATSTLFAGNGVNPQIQSFSPGQLVTVTNAGTIDLTNGGAGAANSLTVVGNYVGNGGRLNLRTVLGADGSASDKLVISGGAATGNTGIGITNLGGSGALTLVDGIMVVQAVNGGSTASGAFGLAGPVAAGAFEYFLFKSGVTAGTTENWYLRSTLVAPPPVPPGDPVPPPPEPAPGTPPLPPAPPPGAAPIVLYRPEVALQSAVPPMALHMGLAALGTFHERQGEQAILTGNGQATAMWGRVYGQQQSQSWQGTVSPSFSGSITGIQAGFDLYAIERDNGHRDRFGVFAGYTRAEGRIRGYAIGFADASVGRLGLDGYSLGAYWTHLGPTNWYIDSVLMATLLNGRPASDRGIGADVSGRLFTASVEAGYPIPLGAGITLEPQAQLIWQHLSFDRTRDAFSTINFGEGSSFTGRIGGRLTSQFQMNGIQWMPYLRANLWHDFSRNQNVAFDADLISTTLGGTSLELGGGLVARVNTMTSLYASADYTTGLGSRRQAVKGRLGLRITW
- a CDS encoding DMT family protein, with product MSVQQLMPIGFLIISNVFMTFAWYGHLKFQNQPLTIVIVASWAIAFVEYCFAVPANRFGHSVYSAAELKTMQEVITLVVFSIFSVFYLGESITANHLVGFALICLGAFFIFKGPIG
- a CDS encoding type VI secretion system-associated protein TagO yields the protein MAKSGIIALAAAALLGSNTIGAAQDETRAALGRCAAIAADADRLKCFDQLARPVPPASGSAPIWEVQTEISPVDDSRIVNVTQKPVEPWGEQRVALTIRCFEGQTSLSVSRDSLLAVGRTAKVIVRIDRQPATEGQWTIATTSQEAILPENAIGFLRALPSTGRLFIRVEGVRNLRFEGTFRLEGVNEIRRTVGEACRWPPPSASRPPAGR
- a CDS encoding response regulator transcription factor, which codes for MRLLLVEDDVPLATEIVARLCAERYVVDVSRDGEDALHQATTGSYGAVILDLGLPKLDGVSVLSRMRSGGIATPVLVLTARDRLADKAAAFRAGADDYVTKPFRIEELLLRLDALIRRTAGHASPRVSLGAVTVDTVTGTVELEGVPVRLTALETRVLSFLVHRPGQVVSRSELTDHVYDHDSDRDFNSLEVIVSRLRRKLGAELIETVRGAGYRLRRGGAGNALA